The following are from one region of the Cottoperca gobio chromosome 13, fCotGob3.1, whole genome shotgun sequence genome:
- the trpc4b gene encoding LOW QUALITY PROTEIN: short transient receptor potential channel 4b (The sequence of the model RefSeq protein was modified relative to this genomic sequence to represent the inferred CDS: deleted 1 base in 1 codon): MSQLYYKNTDNSSYRDRIPLRIVRAESELSALERAYLGAVEKGDYASVKQALEEAEIYFRININCIDPLGRTALLIAIENENLEIIELLLSFNVYVGDALLHAIRKEVVGAVELLINHKKPHGEKKLRSMVPPILLDKQFSDFTPDITPIILAAHTNNYEIIKLIVQRGVSIPQPHAVRCNCVECMSNSDVDVLRHSRSRLNIYKALASPSLIAISSEDPFLTAFQLSWELGELSTVENEFKSEYEELSHMCKQFAKDLLDQTRSSKELQIILNYRDDINPLQNENNTDLARLKLAIKYCQKEFVAQPNCQQLLASRWYDEFPGWRRRPWPGKLITCIFIGLLFPLLSIFYLISPKCRYGLFIRKPFIKFICHTASYLTFLFLLFLASQHIASATRNIQGPPPTKVEWMILPWVLGFIWTEIKQMWDSGFKDYIDDWWNLMDFIMNSLYLATISLKIVAYAKYNGGKCCRDSWEMWHPTLVAEALFAIANIFSSLRLICLFTANSHLGPLQISLGRMLLDILKFLFIYCLVLLAFANGLNQLYFYYETKEDKCHGIRCDRQNNAFSTLFETLQSLFWSIFGLISLYVTNVKPKHEFTEFVGSTMFGTYNVISLVVLLNMLIAMMNNSYQHIADHADIEWKFARTKLWMSYFEEGGTLPAPFNIIPSPKSVYYLFRWMKKFFFERTSIKRLETFETLGRRAAENVRLNHEYQEVLKNLVKRYVAAMIRDAKTEEGLTEDNFKELKQDISSFRYEVLGMMSGKPQGGVAGIVASSTLAYPGNPFKYSPKFPIDEPQLKLNVFDMTTPTLQSGAATTTSSVGSNRQANGSVVLSRQLQTEKVIVEFLQKVDKDIQEIEHSRKDHTEEVKNGMKD; encoded by the exons ATGTCACAgctgtattacaaaaacactgACAACTCTTCATACAGGGACCGCATCCCTCTGCGGATTGTGCGGGCCGAGTCTGAGCTCTCTGCCTTGGAGAGGGCCTACCTGGGGGCTGTTGAGAAGGGGGACTATGCCAGTGTGAAACAAGCCCTGGAGGAGGCTGAGATCTACTTCAGGATCAACATCAACTGCATCGACCCCCTGGGGCGCACAGCTCTGCTCATTGccattgaaaatgaaaatctgGAGATCATTGAGCTGCTGCTCAGCTTTAATGTATATGTTGGTGATGCCCTGCTACATGCCATCCGCAAAGAAGTGGTGGGGGCCGTGGAGCTGCTGATCAACCACAAGAAGCCGCATGGGGAAAAAAAGTTACGGTCCATG GTCCCACCAATTCTACTGGACAAGCAGTTTTCAGACTTCACCCCAGACATCACTCCAATCATCCTTGCCGCCCACACCAACAACTATGAAATCATCAAACTGATTGTTCAGCGAGGTGTTTCTATACCTCAGCCACATGCTGTGCGCTGCAACTGTGTGGAGTGTATGTCCAATTCAGACGTTGACGTCCTACGTCACTCGCGCTCTCGTCTTAACATCTACAAGGCCCTTGCCAGCCCGTCTCTCATCGCCATCTCTAGCGAGGATCCTTTCCTTACGGCTTTTCAACTCAGCTGGGAGCTGGGGGAA CTCAGCACAGTAGAGAACGAGTTCAAGTCAGAGTATGAGGAACTGTCCCATATGTGTAAACAATTTGCAAAGGACCTCTTGGACCAGACCCGAAGCTCTAAAGAGTTGCAAATAATCCTCAACTACCGTGATGACATCAACCCTCTGCAGAATGAGAACAATACTGATCTGGCCCGACTGAAGCTGGCTATCAAATATTGCCAGAAAGAG tTTGTTGCTCAGCCCAACTGTCAGCAGCTGCTGGCGTCGCGGTGGTATGATGAGTTCCCAGGCTGGAGGAGGCGTCCCTGGCCAGGAAAACTCATTACATGTATCTTCATTGGCCTCCTCTTCCCACTGTTATCCATCTTCTACTTGATCTCTCCAAAGTGCCGCTATGGCTTATTCATCCGTAAGCCCTTCATCAAGTTCATTTGTCATACTGCTTCCTACCTGaccttcctcttcctgctcttctTGGCTTCGCAGCACATAGCCTCCGCAACACGGAACATCCAAGGCCCACCACCCACCAAGGTGGAATGGATGATCCTGCCCTGGGTGCTTg GCTTTATATGGACGGAGATCAAACAGATGTGGGATAGCGGTTTCAAAGACTACATAGATGACTGGTGGAACTTAATGGACTTCATAATGAACTCCTTGTATCTTGCAACCATTTCTCTGAAAATTGTTGCCTATGCAAAG tacAATGGGGGCAAATGCTGCAGAGACAGCTGGGAAATGTGGCACCCGACTTTGGTAGCAGAGGCATTGTTTGCCATCGCCAACATCTTCAGCTCCTTGCGCCTCATCTGTCTTTTCACTGCCAACTCTCACCTGGGCCCCTTACAGATCTCACTGGGCCGCATGCTCCTGGATATCCTCAAGTTTCTCTTTATCTATTGTCTAGTGCTGTTAGCTTTTGCCAATGGCCTCAACCAGCTCTACTTTTATTATGAAACAAAGGAAGATAAATGCCATGGCATTCGCTGTGATCGTCAAAACAACGCGTTCTCAAC GCTGTTCGAGACGCTGCAGTCATTATTTTGGTCTATATTTGGCCTGATTTCCCTCTATGTGACCAACGTCAAACCAAAACATGAATTCACTGAGTTTGTGGGCTCTACCATGTTTGGCACGTACAATGTAATTTCCCTGGTAGTGCTTCTGAATATGCTAATTGCAATGATGAACAACTCCTACCAGCACATTGCT gatCATGCAGATATAGAGTGGAAATTTGCAAGAACAAAATTATGGATGAGCTATTTTGAAGAAGGGGGAACTTTGCCGGCTCCTTTCAATATAATACCCAGTccaaagtcagtttattatctATTTAGATGGATGAAGAAGTTTTTCTTTGAGAGAACAAGCATAAAACGTCTTGAAACCTTTGAAACTTTGGGG AGACGTGCAGCCGAAAATGTAAGATTAAACCACGAGTATCAG GAGGTTTTGAAGAACCTTGTGAAGCGGTATGTGGCCGCAATGATCAGAGATGCCAAGACAGAAGAAGGGCTGACAGAAGATAATTTCAAG GAGCTTAAGCAGGATATCTCCAGCTTCCGCTATGAAGTCCTGGGAATGATGAGTGGTAAACCTCAAGGTGGGGTAGCAGGTATCGTTGCAAGCTCCACCTTGGCTTACCCTGGAAACCCATTCAAATATTCTCCAAAGTTTCCTATTGATGAGCCTCAACTGAAGCTGAACGTGTTTGATATGACCACCCCCACCCTACAGAGCGGAGCTGCCACCACCACCAGCTCTGTTGGCTCTAACAGGCAAGCCAATGGTTCAGTTGTTCTGTCCA GACAACTTCAGACTGAGAAAGTAATCGTGGAATTCCTACAGAAAGTGGATAAGGACATTCAGGAGATCGAACATTCTCGCAAAGATCACACTGAGGAAGTGAAAAATGGGATGAAAGATTAA